The following proteins are co-located in the Pedobacter sp. FW305-3-2-15-E-R2A2 genome:
- a CDS encoding sterol desaturase family protein has product MIQLNYLAFAIPAFFLFLYLEYRLAIYLKKPEIFKYESSIANISIGIAERLLNLFISASFYSLFYWVYKNYALFSIPNTWWVWVLLILVTDLVWYWYHRLGHQVNFLWAAHIVHHQSEEFNLTVSARITIFQALIRNVFWCVIPFLGFHPAMVITILMVHGAYSFFTHTQLVGKLGWLEHIFITPSLHGVHHASDKKYLDKNYGDVFAFWDKLFGTFQREEEAPKYGLTHPVKSYSFLWQHFHYYLEILEACKKEKHFKARLKIIFGNPATLDQNIRPILETRYLQQKTEPAYRFKFRIYLNFQLFLCIALLSFFTAFYKELHFEDKLFTASFILITLINCGALLEQWKWIYYLECFRLSLLLAYTFWKFTQMDWHTDGLRDIFQG; this is encoded by the coding sequence ATGATCCAGTTAAACTACCTGGCCTTTGCCATTCCTGCATTTTTCCTCTTCCTCTATCTGGAATACCGCCTTGCCATTTATCTAAAAAAGCCGGAAATTTTCAAATATGAGAGCTCAATTGCAAACATCAGTATTGGCATTGCTGAAAGGTTACTTAACTTATTCATTTCCGCAAGTTTTTACAGCTTGTTTTATTGGGTATATAAGAACTATGCCCTCTTTAGTATTCCCAATACCTGGTGGGTATGGGTGTTGTTGATCCTGGTCACAGACTTAGTCTGGTACTGGTATCACCGCTTAGGCCACCAGGTCAATTTTTTATGGGCCGCACACATAGTCCACCATCAGAGTGAAGAATTCAACCTGACCGTTTCTGCAAGAATCACGATTTTCCAGGCGTTGATTAGAAATGTCTTTTGGTGTGTAATCCCTTTCCTGGGATTTCACCCGGCAATGGTGATTACCATTCTCATGGTTCATGGTGCTTACTCCTTTTTTACCCATACACAACTGGTTGGAAAACTAGGCTGGCTGGAACACATCTTCATCACCCCCTCGCTTCATGGAGTCCATCATGCCAGCGACAAGAAATACCTTGATAAGAACTATGGCGACGTCTTTGCCTTTTGGGACAAGCTCTTCGGAACCTTTCAGCGGGAAGAAGAAGCCCCTAAATATGGCCTTACCCACCCGGTAAAAAGCTATAGCTTTTTATGGCAACACTTTCATTATTACCTGGAAATCCTTGAGGCCTGTAAAAAAGAAAAACACTTTAAGGCAAGACTAAAAATCATTTTTGGAAATCCTGCCACCCTCGACCAAAACATCCGACCCATCCTGGAAACAAGATATCTCCAGCAAAAGACAGAACCAGCCTATCGTTTTAAATTCCGCATTTATTTAAACTTCCAACTCTTTCTTTGCATTGCTTTGCTCAGCTTTTTTACCGCCTTTTATAAGGAGCTGCATTTCGAAGACAAACTGTTCACTGCTTCTTTTATCCTGATCACCCTGATCAATTGTGGCGCACTCCTGGAACAATGGAAATGGATCTATTACCTGGAATGCTTCCGGCTAAGCCTCTTATTGGCTTATACCTTCTGGAAGTTTACCCAAATGGATTGGCATACCGACGGCCTCCGTGATATTTTCCAGGGATAG
- a CDS encoding phytanoyl-CoA dioxygenase family protein, translating into MENLSIKFTLGDKITTEQTEFFNKNGFIHFKNFIKPETVNDIIQASLEVQQKWITDQRIKINGIPIKYGRDLDGAAIVQRFAFINQHHPLFAELPNDPRFETLLELIGPGARLGTEEKDGMVLNHYVNGPESKFIQMGWHTDGLRDIFQGQKLNPMLNVGIHLSSLKPENGGLRVLPGTHKQSLYGMLFRKKYFLDNRPDTAEVAIVPEAGDLTIHDGRLWHRVAQSSVTGEESRRRVIYLPIIAGKYTPKHDKSPTAFYQRFAALVK; encoded by the coding sequence ATGGAAAATTTATCTATAAAATTCACCTTAGGGGACAAAATAACAACCGAACAAACCGAATTCTTCAATAAAAACGGCTTCATTCATTTCAAAAACTTCATCAAGCCGGAAACCGTAAACGACATCATTCAGGCTTCCCTTGAAGTTCAGCAAAAATGGATTACAGATCAAAGAATTAAAATCAACGGCATCCCTATCAAATATGGCAGAGATCTGGATGGCGCTGCTATTGTTCAACGTTTTGCCTTTATCAATCAGCATCACCCATTATTCGCAGAACTCCCCAATGATCCTCGTTTTGAGACCCTGTTAGAACTAATCGGTCCGGGAGCAAGACTTGGTACAGAAGAAAAAGACGGCATGGTCCTCAATCATTATGTCAATGGCCCGGAAAGTAAGTTTATCCAAATGGGCTGGCACACCGACGGCCTCCGTGATATTTTCCAGGGACAGAAGCTCAATCCGATGCTCAATGTTGGCATCCACCTAAGCAGTCTGAAACCAGAAAACGGCGGCTTACGCGTACTTCCCGGAACCCACAAGCAGAGTTTATATGGCATGCTGTTCCGAAAAAAGTATTTTCTGGACAACAGACCCGATACAGCAGAAGTGGCAATTGTTCCCGAAGCCGGAGACTTAACTATTCATGATGGCCGCTTGTGGCATAGGGTAGCACAATCCTCAGTAACTGGAGAAGAAAGCCGCAGAAGGGTGATTTATCTACCAATCATAGCGGGGAAATATACACCAAAACATGATAAAAGTCCAACGGCATTTTATCAGCGTTTTGCAGCTCTTGTTAAATAA
- a CDS encoding SDR family oxidoreductase, with product MNKYALITGASKGIGRQITLLLARAGYHLLLVARSEAELQQLAKLVNEEYKVQAFYLPIDLSIENAADQVASWCKEQTPALSILINNAGYGLWGNFDQLTLADQMNMLRLNVDVVLELSHHLLPVLKQQKQAYILNISSTAAYQAVPTLSLYAASKTFILSYSRALRYELKDSAVSVSCLCPGPTATGFSSRAGMDALADLAEKFNMSPESVAEIALKGMFNKKAEIIPGFLNKVSAFGTRILPKSLIERITARLYQQ from the coding sequence ATGAATAAATATGCTTTAATAACAGGTGCAAGTAAAGGGATCGGAAGACAAATTACCCTATTGCTGGCTCGTGCGGGTTATCATCTGCTATTGGTTGCCCGTTCTGAAGCTGAGCTTCAGCAACTGGCAAAACTGGTGAATGAAGAATATAAAGTTCAGGCTTTTTATCTCCCCATCGACCTATCGATTGAAAATGCTGCTGATCAGGTCGCCAGCTGGTGTAAGGAACAGACTCCTGCCCTATCTATTCTGATCAACAATGCAGGATATGGTCTATGGGGTAATTTTGATCAGCTAACACTCGCGGATCAGATGAATATGCTAAGACTCAATGTGGATGTTGTACTGGAATTAAGCCATCATTTACTTCCGGTTTTAAAACAGCAAAAACAAGCTTATATCTTAAACATTTCCAGTACCGCAGCCTATCAGGCAGTACCGACACTTTCGTTATACGCAGCCAGTAAAACCTTTATTCTATCTTACAGTCGCGCTTTACGCTATGAACTTAAAGACAGCGCTGTTTCTGTAAGTTGTCTATGTCCTGGCCCAACAGCAACCGGATTCTCCAGTCGTGCGGGTATGGATGCTTTGGCAGATTTGGCAGAGAAATTTAACATGTCGCCGGAAAGTGTCGCTGAAATTGCCCTGAAAGGTATGTTTAATAAAAAGGCGGAGATCATTCCCGGGTTTCTAAACAAAGTTTCTGCATTTGGCACAAGAATTCTCCCTAAGTCACTGATTGAAAGGATCACAGCCCGTTTGTATCAGCAATAG
- a CDS encoding helix-turn-helix transcriptional regulator codes for MSEKEKNVRKEYAEQLKAYRKKVNISQEAFATAIAVYQPYIASVEAGSLSIGIDKQEEIASCFGVRYYQFADPDFPIPSRDELWEGIETYIKAAGIEVGYLKSKTPGLASFMDDLLQSDFFLEWRLVTEIVAELKDRFGIDVVPMRVSDILNQKPRNLLIEVKKVPKERFNLYRLKK; via the coding sequence ATGTCAGAAAAAGAAAAGAATGTCAGAAAAGAGTACGCCGAACAGCTCAAAGCCTATCGGAAAAAGGTAAATATCTCTCAGGAGGCCTTTGCTACGGCCATAGCGGTTTATCAGCCTTATATTGCTTCTGTAGAAGCTGGAAGTTTGAGTATTGGGATTGACAAGCAAGAGGAGATTGCTTCTTGTTTTGGTGTCAGGTATTATCAGTTTGCCGATCCTGATTTTCCAATCCCTTCGAGAGACGAATTGTGGGAAGGTATTGAAACTTATATTAAAGCGGCTGGTATAGAAGTTGGCTATTTAAAAAGTAAGACACCAGGACTTGCCAGTTTTATGGACGATCTGCTGCAAAGCGACTTCTTTTTGGAATGGAGGTTGGTTACTGAAATTGTTGCCGAGCTAAAGGATCGCTTTGGGATTGATGTGGTGCCAATGAGGGTTTCTGACATTCTGAATCAGAAGCCAAGGAATCTATTGATTGAGGTTAAAAAGGTTCCGAAAGAACGGTTTAATTTGTATCGCTTAAAAAAATGA
- a CDS encoding DUF4287 domain-containing protein, producing MSFQAYLKTIKEKTGLGPLDFKKIADEKGFSENGQLKTNIKATEIVNWLKQDFELGHGHAMAIYALLKGIKDENSA from the coding sequence ATGTCATTTCAAGCTTACCTAAAAACCATTAAAGAGAAAACAGGTCTTGGACCTTTGGATTTTAAAAAAATTGCTGATGAAAAAGGATTCAGTGAGAATGGACAACTAAAAACCAATATCAAGGCGACAGAGATTGTCAACTGGCTAAAGCAGGATTTCGAATTAGGCCATGGACATGCCATGGCAATTTATGCGTTATTGAAAGGTATTAAAGATGAGAATAGCGCCTAG
- the gmd gene encoding GDP-mannose 4,6-dehydratase, with product MKVALITGVTGQDGAYLAEFLLKKGYFVHGLKRRSSSFNTERIDHLYQDQHENDLNFKLHYGDLTDSTNLIRIIQETQPDEIYNLAAMSHVKVSFETPEYTANADGIGPLRLLEAVRILGLIEKTKIYQASTSELYGLVQAVPQSETTPFYPRSPYAVAKMYGYWITVNYREAYQMYACNGILFNHESPVRGETFVTRKITRAACKIALGLQKCLYLGNLSAQRDWGHAKDYVEAMWLILQQEKPEDYVIATGVTTTVRDFVKMSFAELGIEIEFSGKDQYERGVIIDVDQELVQKLGLNDEYLKPGTIVVQVDEKYFRPTEVDLLLGDPTKANTQLGWKPKYDLPLLVQDMVHADLHLMKKDEYLKQGGFKTLNYFE from the coding sequence ATGAAAGTTGCATTAATTACAGGCGTCACTGGCCAAGATGGAGCATATCTTGCTGAATTTTTACTCAAAAAGGGCTATTTTGTTCATGGGTTAAAAAGACGGTCTTCTTCTTTTAATACGGAGCGTATAGATCATTTATATCAGGATCAGCATGAGAATGATTTAAACTTCAAACTCCATTATGGTGACCTGACTGATTCAACAAATCTAATCAGAATCATTCAGGAAACGCAACCAGATGAAATCTATAATCTGGCAGCGATGAGTCATGTTAAAGTGAGCTTTGAAACCCCAGAATATACGGCCAATGCTGATGGTATCGGACCTTTGAGATTACTTGAAGCAGTAAGGATTTTAGGTCTTATTGAAAAGACTAAGATCTATCAGGCTTCTACCTCCGAATTATATGGATTGGTGCAGGCTGTGCCACAAAGTGAAACCACTCCTTTTTACCCACGTTCTCCTTATGCCGTTGCAAAAATGTACGGTTATTGGATCACTGTAAACTACAGAGAAGCTTATCAGATGTATGCTTGTAATGGTATTCTGTTTAATCATGAAAGTCCGGTGAGGGGAGAAACTTTTGTAACCAGAAAAATTACACGTGCAGCCTGTAAAATCGCCTTAGGCTTGCAAAAGTGTTTGTATCTGGGTAATTTATCTGCTCAACGGGACTGGGGGCATGCAAAGGACTATGTTGAGGCCATGTGGTTGATTCTACAACAGGAAAAACCGGAAGATTATGTGATTGCCACAGGGGTAACAACTACTGTCCGCGATTTTGTAAAAATGAGTTTTGCAGAATTAGGCATAGAAATTGAGTTTAGTGGCAAAGATCAATACGAAAGGGGTGTAATTATTGATGTTGACCAGGAATTGGTACAGAAACTGGGACTAAATGATGAATATTTGAAACCAGGTACAATTGTTGTACAAGTGGACGAAAAATATTTCAGACCAACAGAAGTTGACCTTTTATTGGGAGATCCAACGAAAGCAAATACTCAATTGGGTTGGAAACCTAAGTACGATCTGCCGCTATTGGTTCAGGATATGGTTCATGCTGATCTTCATTTGATGAAGAAAGATGAATACCTGAAACAAGGAGGATTTAAAACGTTGAATTACTTTGAATAA
- a CDS encoding SLBB domain-containing protein yields MNFKNTITAVLFFLGVLVAQSVYSQTNYADVKVDELSDAQVLQIIKKAESIGYGEAQLAQMAAARGMKADEIQKLKLRIEKIKSQGSDTQTENKTATTGREFSETTDGGAIDNEKKVTDEEVGPKIFGSDLFKNGNITFEPNLRMATPKSYVIGPDDKLLIDLTGDNEASYNLEVSPDGVINLQFVGRIAVGGLSIEQAISKIKGAMSKTYPGLRSGRTNLAINLGNIRSIKVTITGQAVKTGTFTLPSLATVYNALYAAGGPSLNGSFRKIQVIRNNKVVSTIDVYNFLLKGIQQNNIRLQDQDVINIPVFEKRVEIQGEVKQAALFEVVNGETLEDILNFSGGFTTQAYTAKIKSFQNTDKERRITDVAAADYSTYIPKNGDKFVVEAILDRFENKVEIIGAVFRPGVYELEKGLTLKALIKKADGLTEDAFLNRGYINRLNPDNTQNLISFDVAKILSGAQADISLLREDKVTISSIFSLRDEYKVSINGEVRAPGTFDYADNMRLGDVIQMAGGFKEGATPNRIEVSRRVKNSDATSKSAVTAQLFILDVDPDLKLREDSSFILKPFDIVVVRNSTGYEVQKQVKLEGEVLYPGMYTITRKDERISDLIKRAGGLTPLAYAEGSSLKRPGPETVNPKGKNVINNKEEDDLKMVNLKRLQEDGAKDTLSSALTEKIISSDLVGISLADILKKPGSRYDLFLEEGDIIRVPKQLQTVKVTGEVLSPNSIVYSPGKGFKDYINGAGGYTYNAYKKGAHIKYANGSVESARKFLFFNNYPKVKPGAEILVPKKAEKIGMTAQSWVGIGTALASLTAIIVSLFR; encoded by the coding sequence ATGAATTTTAAAAATACGATAACCGCTGTACTTTTTTTCCTTGGTGTGCTTGTTGCACAAAGCGTTTATTCACAGACTAACTATGCTGATGTTAAAGTTGATGAATTGTCTGATGCTCAGGTTTTGCAAATCATTAAGAAAGCCGAATCAATAGGATATGGCGAAGCTCAGCTGGCTCAAATGGCCGCCGCAAGAGGAATGAAAGCTGATGAAATTCAGAAATTAAAACTTCGCATAGAGAAAATAAAATCCCAGGGATCTGATACCCAGACAGAAAATAAAACTGCAACTACGGGTAGAGAATTTAGCGAAACCACAGATGGAGGAGCTATAGATAACGAAAAGAAAGTGACGGATGAAGAAGTTGGTCCTAAGATATTTGGATCTGATCTATTCAAAAACGGAAACATTACTTTTGAGCCGAACTTAAGAATGGCAACGCCAAAAAGTTATGTGATCGGACCCGATGATAAATTGTTAATCGACCTTACAGGAGACAATGAAGCCAGTTATAATCTTGAAGTAAGTCCTGATGGAGTAATTAACCTGCAATTTGTTGGAAGAATTGCTGTCGGAGGTTTGTCAATCGAACAGGCAATCTCCAAAATTAAAGGGGCAATGTCTAAAACATATCCTGGATTAAGATCAGGACGTACCAATCTGGCAATTAATCTTGGAAATATCAGAAGTATAAAAGTGACCATCACAGGGCAGGCGGTTAAAACAGGAACCTTTACCCTTCCATCACTTGCAACTGTTTATAATGCATTATATGCCGCTGGAGGACCTTCTTTAAATGGATCCTTCCGTAAAATTCAGGTGATCAGAAATAATAAGGTAGTTTCTACTATTGATGTTTATAATTTTTTATTGAAAGGAATTCAACAAAATAATATTCGCCTGCAGGATCAGGACGTCATCAATATCCCTGTTTTTGAAAAACGTGTGGAAATTCAAGGAGAGGTGAAACAAGCAGCCTTGTTTGAGGTAGTAAATGGAGAGACATTGGAAGATATTCTTAATTTTTCAGGTGGTTTTACTACGCAGGCATATACTGCTAAGATCAAATCATTCCAGAATACAGATAAGGAACGCCGTATTACAGACGTTGCTGCAGCTGATTATAGTACTTATATTCCAAAAAATGGGGATAAATTTGTAGTTGAGGCGATTCTTGACAGATTTGAAAACAAAGTCGAGATCATAGGAGCTGTTTTTCGTCCGGGGGTGTATGAGTTAGAAAAAGGACTTACACTAAAGGCATTAATTAAGAAAGCGGATGGTTTAACTGAGGATGCCTTTTTAAATCGTGGTTACATTAACCGATTGAATCCGGATAATACACAAAATCTGATTTCATTCGATGTGGCTAAGATCCTTTCAGGAGCTCAGGCCGATATATCATTGTTAAGAGAAGATAAAGTCACGATCTCTTCTATATTTAGCCTACGTGATGAATATAAGGTAAGTATAAATGGTGAAGTCAGAGCACCAGGGACTTTTGACTACGCAGATAACATGAGACTTGGTGATGTAATACAGATGGCGGGAGGTTTTAAAGAAGGAGCAACACCAAACCGGATCGAGGTTTCAAGAAGGGTTAAGAATAGTGATGCAACTTCCAAATCTGCGGTTACTGCTCAATTGTTTATTCTAGATGTTGATCCTGACTTGAAACTAAGGGAAGACAGCAGCTTTATTTTAAAACCGTTTGATATTGTTGTTGTTCGCAATTCAACAGGTTATGAAGTCCAAAAACAGGTTAAATTAGAAGGAGAGGTTTTATATCCGGGTATGTACACGATTACCAGAAAAGACGAGCGGATTTCAGATCTGATTAAAAGAGCTGGAGGATTGACTCCACTGGCTTATGCCGAAGGATCTTCATTAAAGAGGCCTGGACCAGAGACAGTGAATCCTAAAGGTAAAAATGTAATCAACAATAAAGAAGAAGACGATCTCAAAATGGTTAATTTAAAGCGTTTGCAGGAAGATGGGGCAAAAGACACTTTAAGTTCTGCTTTAACCGAAAAAATCATTTCATCAGATCTTGTAGGAATTAGCCTGGCTGATATCTTGAAAAAACCAGGGTCGAGGTATGATCTTTTCTTAGAAGAAGGAGATATAATAAGAGTTCCTAAGCAGTTACAGACCGTTAAAGTTACCGGTGAGGTTTTGAGTCCTAATAGTATTGTCTACTCTCCTGGTAAAGGTTTTAAAGATTATATAAATGGAGCTGGTGGCTATACTTATAATGCTTATAAAAAAGGAGCACATATTAAATATGCGAATGGCTCAGTAGAGTCTGCCCGAAAATTCCTTTTCTTTAATAATTATCCAAAAGTAAAACCAGGAGCGGAAATTCTGGTTCCGAAAAAGGCTGAGAAGATCGGAATGACTGCACAGAGTTGGGTAGGTATTGGTACTGCTTTGGCTTCATTAACGGCGATTATTGTTTCATTGTTTAGATAA
- a CDS encoding Wzz/FepE/Etk N-terminal domain-containing protein produces MNSENQNTSATNSDEISLSDLMNKIRELLRYLLSKWLVVVIFSLIGAVLGYTYAYFKKVQYRAVTTFVLEDPGSGGAGLGSLSGLASIAGLDLGGNGGGVFQGDNIIELYKSRTMIEKTLLTEIDYNGKKQLLIDRFIDFNRLRESWAKVPALKDINFKPNATFTRLQDSVLGTFVNDINRNYLTVDKLDKKLNIIRTEVKARDEFFAKTFNDQIVRNVSDFYVQTKTKKSTKNLNILQHQTDSVRAVMNGAIFSAASTLDATPNLNPTRQSLRAPAQKAQYNAETNKLILGELVKNLELSKMSLQQETPLLQLIDKPVFPLEIETLGKPKGIVLGMIMFGFFTLVFLTFKWMLKK; encoded by the coding sequence ATGAATTCAGAAAATCAAAATACTAGCGCAACAAATTCCGATGAGATTTCTTTAAGTGATCTCATGAATAAGATTAGAGAATTGCTGCGTTATTTACTTTCCAAATGGTTAGTTGTTGTAATTTTCAGCTTGATTGGAGCTGTTTTAGGCTATACCTATGCTTACTTCAAAAAAGTACAGTATCGGGCTGTGACTACCTTTGTTTTAGAAGATCCCGGATCAGGTGGTGCAGGATTAGGTTCTTTATCGGGGTTAGCGTCTATCGCAGGTTTAGACCTTGGGGGTAATGGTGGAGGCGTTTTTCAGGGTGATAACATTATAGAATTGTATAAATCCAGAACAATGATTGAAAAGACATTATTGACGGAAATTGACTATAATGGAAAAAAACAGCTTTTGATCGATCGGTTTATTGATTTTAACAGACTTCGGGAAAGCTGGGCAAAAGTTCCTGCTTTAAAGGATATTAATTTTAAACCTAATGCGACCTTTACAAGGTTACAGGATAGTGTCCTGGGAACGTTTGTTAATGACATCAATAGAAACTATTTGACGGTTGATAAACTGGATAAAAAATTAAATATTATAAGAACTGAGGTTAAGGCACGGGATGAATTTTTTGCAAAGACCTTTAATGATCAGATCGTAAGAAATGTAAGTGATTTTTATGTGCAAACAAAGACTAAAAAGTCAACAAAGAATTTGAATATTTTGCAGCATCAGACGGATTCGGTAAGAGCAGTAATGAATGGAGCTATTTTTTCTGCCGCTTCCACTTTAGATGCGACACCCAATCTAAACCCTACACGTCAGTCTTTGCGTGCTCCTGCACAAAAAGCACAATACAATGCAGAAACTAATAAACTTATTTTAGGAGAATTAGTGAAAAATCTTGAATTATCTAAGATGTCCCTACAACAAGAGACACCCTTATTACAGCTAATTGACAAACCAGTTTTTCCATTAGAGATAGAGACTCTGGGTAAGCCAAAGGGCATTGTGTTAGGGATGATTATGTTCGGTTTTTTTACGTTAGTGTTTTTAACCTTTAAGTGGATGCTAAAAAAGTAG
- a CDS encoding N-acetylneuraminate synthase family protein, with protein MTYIIGEIGQNHNGSVDLAKLTIDLACRPIEEDLFQMELKPMDAVKLTKRDLSQELSKTQMDAPYTSQHSFGTTYGAHREVLELNDEEHFEIYKYAKNKGLDFVETLCAVGCLSIFKLFSPDFLKVASRDLTNLPLLAAMAETKVPIIISTGMADKAQLDDALDTITKYHSNISILHCVSQYPTRPENVNLNTIKYLQKHYSDYKIGYSDHTIGISTPLAAVAMGAEIIEKHITIDRRMKGTDQAGSLGPDGVNRMVRDIRLLEKSFGVEDIFMEPSVVQAKHKLERSIASNKLITKGSVISENDIHLLSPGDGFKWSQQGLVIGKTALVDINENEVIYQQDIS; from the coding sequence ATGACTTATATAATCGGCGAAATCGGACAAAACCACAATGGCTCAGTAGACTTAGCAAAATTAACTATTGACCTGGCTTGCAGACCAATTGAAGAAGATTTGTTTCAAATGGAACTTAAACCAATGGATGCGGTAAAGTTGACCAAAAGGGACTTGTCACAAGAATTATCAAAAACCCAAATGGATGCTCCTTATACTAGTCAACATTCGTTTGGTACCACATATGGTGCCCATAGAGAAGTTTTGGAGTTGAATGATGAAGAACATTTCGAAATTTATAAATATGCAAAAAATAAAGGCTTGGACTTTGTTGAAACACTTTGTGCTGTTGGATGTCTAAGTATTTTTAAACTTTTTTCACCCGACTTCTTGAAAGTTGCCAGTAGAGATTTAACAAATCTTCCTTTGCTTGCAGCTATGGCCGAAACAAAAGTTCCAATTATTATTTCTACAGGAATGGCCGATAAAGCTCAGTTGGATGATGCATTAGATACCATAACAAAATACCATAGTAATATCTCTATTTTACATTGCGTTTCACAGTACCCGACAAGACCGGAGAATGTGAATTTAAACACAATTAAATATTTGCAGAAACATTACTCTGACTATAAAATTGGTTATTCAGATCATACGATTGGAATCTCAACGCCTCTTGCAGCTGTAGCTATGGGTGCGGAAATTATCGAGAAGCATATTACGATAGACAGAAGGATGAAAGGTACTGATCAGGCTGGTTCACTTGGACCTGATGGAGTAAACAGAATGGTTCGCGACATTAGACTTTTAGAAAAATCTTTTGGTGTTGAGGACATCTTTATGGAACCCAGCGTTGTTCAAGCAAAACATAAATTGGAACGTTCTATCGCTTCAAATAAGCTAATTACTAAAGGAAGTGTAATTTCGGAAAATGATATTCACCTACTTTCTCCTGGTGACGGATTTAAATGGAGTCAGCAAGGGTTGGTTATTGGAAAAACTGCTTTAGTTGATATTAATGAAAATGAAGTTATTTATCAACAGGATATTTCTTAG
- a CDS encoding HAD hydrolase family protein, which translates to MILPKIILTDIDGVWTDGGMYYDRFDNELKKFNTSDSAGVLFCRLLGIDVGIITGENTEIVRRRAEKLNISICHLGIKDKVSCAKNIIEGRYTWDEVAYIGDDLNDIALLKLAGTTGVPNSAPDYIKKYANVTLLKNGGDGVFREFVETILTECDLMEKALSIYLEGHAKFSQ; encoded by the coding sequence ATGATCTTACCCAAAATAATACTAACGGATATTGATGGTGTTTGGACTGATGGTGGAATGTACTATGATCGGTTTGATAACGAATTAAAGAAATTTAATACCTCGGATAGTGCAGGAGTTTTATTCTGCAGGCTATTAGGGATAGATGTTGGTATTATAACCGGGGAGAATACGGAAATTGTTCGAAGAAGAGCCGAAAAACTTAATATCAGTATTTGCCACCTTGGAATAAAGGATAAAGTTTCCTGTGCCAAAAACATTATTGAAGGGCGATATACCTGGGATGAAGTCGCCTATATTGGGGATGATCTTAATGATATCGCCCTTCTAAAATTGGCTGGAACGACGGGGGTGCCAAATAGTGCTCCTGACTACATTAAAAAATATGCCAATGTAACACTTCTTAAAAATGGAGGAGACGGTGTATTCAGAGAGTTTGTGGAGACCATATTAACAGAATGTGACCTGATGGAAAAAGCGCTTTCTATTTATCTGGAAGGACATGCTAAATTTAGTCAATAG